In one Candidatus Margulisiibacteriota bacterium genomic region, the following are encoded:
- a CDS encoding nucleoside deaminase produces MEKICYMDKAYEQALLCLEHEDVPVGAIIVKDEKIVAVGRNKRVLENNALLHAEVDAIQNACKLSNNWRLDGATLYVTLEPCLMCVGAIIQARISKVVFGAIDAKAGCVVSKYKIFDEDKLIHKVQYDYNEDERCSKILTDFFEKKRKKA; encoded by the coding sequence ATGGAAAAAATATGCTACATGGATAAAGCTTATGAACAAGCCCTGCTCTGCTTGGAGCATGAAGACGTGCCTGTCGGTGCAATAATTGTTAAAGATGAAAAGATTGTTGCAGTAGGCAGAAACAAACGTGTGCTGGAAAATAACGCGCTATTACACGCAGAAGTTGACGCTATTCAGAATGCTTGCAAGCTTTCTAATAACTGGAGGCTTGATGGCGCAACGCTTTATGTGACGCTTGAGCCCTGCCTGATGTGTGTTGGTGCTATTATTCAAGCTAGAATTAGTAAAGTTGTTTTTGGAGCTATTGATGCTAAGGCTGGCTGCGTTGTTAGTAAATACAAAATATTTGATGAGGACAAGTTAATTCATAAAGTTCAATATGATTATAATGAAGACGAAAGATGCTCTAAAATTTTAACTGATTTTTTTGAAAAGAAAAGAAAGAAAGCTTAA
- the gpmI gene encoding 2,3-bisphosphoglycerate-independent phosphoglycerate mutase: MTKYRPALIAILDGWGIGKKDESNAIYLANTPNLTGFLKNYPSASLNTNGLEVGLPEGVMGNSEVGHQNIGAGRVVYQALAKINVEIKNGDFFRNKAIDDAFQNAKTNNTAIHFMGLLSDGGVHSDISHLFALLQKAKKMNMTKVYVHALMDGRDTSPTAGINYMEKLENKMKELGVGKVITVMGRYYAMDRDNNYDRNVIAYNALVKGEGEKHANAIDLLKEKYAEDQTDEFITPTNITDSSGSIIKVEKDDSLIFFNFRPDRARQITKALLNKVNDDPKNIFANIKTPKIFFTSFTQYQAGLNENVAYPPDTFENTLGEFLSNQNLTQLRIAETEKYAHVTFFFNGGSEKVFSGEDRILIPSPKEVDGYYDRKPEMSALEVTDKLLEAIKSDKYDVIILNYANMDMVGHTGVIPATIKAVETVDACIGKVIDAIKQKNGLAIITADHGNADHMTEKDGSPMTAHSMNQVPMVVISSEKVELKKEGKLADIAPTLLDLLNIKKPKEMTGVSLLIKQEKL, encoded by the coding sequence ATGACAAAATATCGTCCAGCACTTATAGCAATTTTAGATGGTTGGGGAATTGGGAAAAAAGATGAGAGCAATGCTATTTATTTAGCCAACACTCCAAATTTAACAGGTTTTTTAAAAAACTATCCTTCAGCATCTTTAAACACCAATGGCCTTGAGGTTGGATTACCTGAAGGCGTTATGGGAAACTCAGAAGTCGGACATCAAAATATTGGAGCAGGAAGAGTTGTCTACCAAGCCTTAGCAAAAATAAACGTGGAAATAAAAAACGGTGATTTTTTTAGAAACAAAGCTATTGACGATGCCTTTCAAAATGCAAAAACAAACAACACTGCAATCCATTTCATGGGTCTGCTTTCAGATGGTGGTGTACACAGCGATATTTCTCACCTTTTCGCCCTACTCCAAAAAGCAAAAAAAATGAATATGACCAAAGTATACGTGCATGCGCTAATGGACGGAAGAGACACTTCCCCTACCGCAGGTATTAATTATATGGAAAAACTCGAAAATAAGATGAAGGAACTCGGCGTAGGTAAGGTTATTACAGTAATGGGTAGATATTATGCTATGGATAGAGACAATAACTACGACAGAAACGTAATCGCCTACAATGCCTTAGTTAAAGGTGAAGGGGAAAAGCACGCAAACGCAATTGACCTATTAAAAGAAAAATATGCAGAAGATCAAACAGACGAGTTTATTACACCAACTAATATCACTGATTCAAGTGGTAGTATTATAAAAGTAGAAAAAGATGATTCATTAATTTTCTTTAACTTCAGACCAGACAGAGCCAGACAAATCACCAAAGCATTATTGAATAAAGTAAATGACGATCCAAAAAATATTTTTGCTAACATAAAAACTCCGAAGATATTTTTTACAAGCTTTACCCAATATCAAGCAGGCTTAAATGAAAACGTTGCCTATCCACCAGATACTTTTGAAAACACACTAGGAGAATTTCTTTCTAATCAAAACTTAACACAATTAAGAATTGCAGAAACAGAAAAATATGCACATGTAACTTTTTTCTTTAACGGTGGATCAGAAAAAGTTTTTTCAGGAGAAGATAGAATATTAATTCCTTCTCCAAAAGAAGTTGACGGATACTATGATAGAAAGCCCGAAATGTCAGCACTGGAAGTTACCGACAAATTGCTGGAAGCTATTAAGAGCGACAAATACGATGTCATAATTTTGAACTATGCAAACATGGACATGGTTGGACACACGGGAGTAATTCCAGCTACTATCAAAGCAGTTGAAACAGTTGATGCCTGCATTGGCAAAGTCATTGATGCAATTAAACAAAAAAATGGACTTGCCATAATAACTGCCGATCACGGTAATGCAGACCATATGACAGAAAAAGATGGTTCTCCTATGACAGCACATTCCATGAATCAAGTTCCGATGGTTGTTATTTCTAGTGAAAAAGTTGAGTTAAAAAAAGAAGGCAAATTAGCGGACATTGCGCCTACATTGCTAGACTTATTAAACATCAAAAAGCCAAAAGAAATGACCGGAGTGTCTCTTTTAATTAAACAGGAAAAGCTCTAA
- the rfaE1 gene encoding D-glycero-beta-D-manno-heptose-7-phosphate kinase has protein sequence MELKAKKKILIYGDIMLDKYFTGKVSRISPEAPVPVVNVDNEHMTLGGSANVANNIAKLGNTPVLLGFIGKDKNAADLSNLSNKEGVQLEALVMDNPTVTKIRVIGGHQQIARLDFENPLEIDSKLIGLLEKKLNNLIQNDVSVFVISDYLKGSCTAETCQMIIDKCSKLNIPVMVDPKGSDWNKYNGAYMVTPNLKELAQVSNAEILNTDEEIKKYALPLLNKFNIKYLLVTRSEKGMILISRDETINFATVAREVFDVSGAGDTVIATVSLGVALGMGIKDAVKMANIAAGIVVSKFGTTPIYKDELLTAMNEVSSKVINRKNLLRIVEQEKQKSKKIVFTNGCFDILHKGHLSYLRDASKLGDVFVLGLNSDDSVKRLKGDDRPINNQQDRADVLSFLNFVDYITIFDEDTPLELIKAITPDVLVKGGDYKAEDVVGKDFSGNVEIIPFIEGYSTTKIIDKLK, from the coding sequence ATGGAATTAAAAGCTAAGAAGAAAATCTTAATTTACGGCGATATTATGCTAGATAAATATTTTACTGGTAAAGTTAGTAGAATTTCTCCTGAGGCCCCTGTTCCAGTTGTTAACGTGGATAATGAGCATATGACGCTTGGTGGTTCAGCGAATGTAGCTAATAACATCGCTAAGCTTGGCAATACGCCTGTTTTGCTTGGTTTTATAGGTAAGGATAAGAATGCTGCTGATTTATCAAATTTAAGCAATAAGGAAGGCGTTCAGCTTGAGGCCTTAGTTATGGACAACCCTACTGTAACAAAAATTAGAGTTATTGGTGGACATCAGCAGATAGCTCGTTTAGATTTTGAAAATCCTTTGGAAATTGATAGTAAATTAATTGGGTTGTTAGAAAAAAAATTGAATAATTTAATTCAGAATGATGTTTCTGTTTTTGTAATTTCTGATTATTTAAAAGGATCCTGTACAGCAGAAACGTGTCAGATGATTATTGATAAGTGCAGTAAGCTTAATATTCCCGTTATGGTTGATCCTAAAGGAAGTGATTGGAATAAATATAATGGCGCCTATATGGTTACTCCTAATTTAAAGGAGTTAGCACAGGTTTCTAATGCAGAAATATTGAATACTGATGAAGAAATTAAAAAATATGCTCTACCCTTGCTTAATAAGTTTAATATTAAGTATTTGTTAGTTACTCGTTCTGAAAAAGGAATGATTTTAATTTCCCGAGATGAAACAATTAACTTTGCTACAGTTGCCAGGGAAGTTTTTGATGTTTCTGGTGCAGGCGATACTGTTATCGCTACTGTTTCTTTGGGAGTTGCTTTAGGCATGGGTATTAAAGATGCTGTAAAAATGGCAAATATCGCTGCTGGTATTGTTGTAAGTAAGTTTGGTACAACTCCTATCTATAAAGATGAATTATTAACTGCCATGAATGAAGTTTCCTCTAAAGTTATTAATAGGAAAAATTTATTGAGAATTGTTGAACAAGAAAAGCAAAAATCTAAAAAGATTGTTTTTACAAATGGTTGTTTTGATATTTTACACAAAGGCCACCTATCATATTTGCGTGATGCTAGTAAATTAGGTGATGTTTTTGTTTTGGGACTTAATAGTGATGATTCTGTAAAACGACTAAAGGGTGACGATAGGCCTATCAACAATCAACAAGATCGTGCGGATGTGCTTTCTTTTCTGAATTTTGTTGATTACATTACTATTTTTGATGAAGATACCCCACTCGAGCTGATAAAAGCTATAACTCCCGATGTGTTAGTTAAAGGTGGCGATTACAAGGCTGAAGATGTGGTGGGCAAGGATTTTTCTGGTAACGTGGAAATTATTCCTTTTATTGAAGGCTACTCTACTACAAAAATCATTGATAAATTGAAATAG
- a CDS encoding replication-associated recombination protein A — protein MADLFTSAIDTDSRKPLAYRMSPKTFDDFVGQEQIVGEGKLLRKLIDADRIGSLIFFGPPGTGKTSLARIIANRTESKFVDLNAVESKVSDVRLVIEEAKKDFSYYRKKTILFVDEIHRFNKSQQDVLLKDLESGIIQFIGATTANPLYSLNSALVSRSKLFEFKPLTYLDIKKAVELAIKNDLILKTWEIEIDKDVLKKFIFSFDGDLRQVLNNLELMVLAKKANFKSKIILADEDIDQVIMHKIVHYDENEHYDLISAFIKSMRASKEDEAVYYLARMLLSGEDPRFIARRMLIFASEDVGLADPVALTVATEVYKATEVLGMPEVEINLSHACCYLSRAPKNRDAYTKIKEAIQRVKDKPNDSVPSHLRNWKI, from the coding sequence ATGGCTGATTTGTTTACTTCTGCGATAGATACTGATTCCAGAAAACCATTAGCGTATAGAATGTCCCCAAAGACCTTTGATGATTTTGTTGGACAAGAACAAATCGTAGGCGAAGGTAAACTTTTAAGAAAACTAATTGATGCTGACAGAATAGGCTCCTTAATCTTTTTTGGTCCACCAGGCACAGGAAAAACAAGCTTGGCTAGAATAATTGCTAATAGAACAGAGTCAAAATTTGTTGACTTAAACGCAGTTGAAAGCAAGGTTTCAGATGTGCGACTTGTGATAGAAGAGGCTAAAAAAGATTTCTCTTATTATAGAAAGAAAACAATTCTTTTTGTGGATGAAATACATAGATTTAACAAGAGTCAGCAAGATGTTTTGTTAAAGGATCTGGAAAGTGGAATTATTCAATTTATTGGTGCAACCACTGCCAATCCTTTGTATAGTCTCAACTCTGCATTAGTTTCCAGAAGTAAGCTTTTTGAATTTAAGCCATTAACATATTTGGACATTAAGAAAGCAGTAGAGCTTGCAATTAAAAATGATTTAATTTTAAAAACTTGGGAAATAGAGATTGATAAAGATGTTTTGAAGAAATTTATTTTTAGTTTTGATGGTGACTTAAGACAAGTCTTGAATAATTTAGAATTAATGGTTTTAGCTAAAAAGGCCAATTTTAAATCAAAGATAATACTTGCTGACGAAGATATTGACCAAGTAATAATGCATAAGATTGTCCATTATGATGAAAATGAACATTATGATCTTATTTCCGCATTTATTAAGTCAATGCGTGCTAGTAAAGAAGATGAAGCTGTTTATTATCTTGCGAGGATGCTCTTGTCTGGTGAGGACCCAAGGTTTATTGCTAGAAGAATGTTGATTTTTGCTTCGGAAGATGTTGGGTTGGCAGACCCAGTTGCTTTAACTGTTGCTACTGAAGTATACAAAGCAACTGAAGTGCTAGGGATGCCGGAAGTAGAGATAAATTTGTCCCATGCTTGTTGCTATTTAAGTAGGGCGCCTAAAAATAGAGATGCGTATACTAAAATTAAAGAAGCTATTCAACGAGTCAAAGATAAACCTAACGACTCAGTTCCAAGTCACTTAAGAAATTGGAAAATATAA